In one Clostridia bacterium genomic region, the following are encoded:
- a CDS encoding helix-turn-helix transcriptional regulator produces the protein MFNCERISIKDIVYINNFKDEPPGSHAVYPTDSAYYYQLLYKSDGMDYVTFNGKTVCEKQGDIRFLPNPALFKPAPEYYVDFCEMGECINIAFTSDSPLPSELLVKNYGTHPDFKILFSKIQKIWYYKHSGWYVKCMSLLYEILCKIQTAETEYLSSNTNSIITPATDYIDAHFTEVNIDCRHLAKLCNVSYTYMSKIFVKRFGVTPNKYIMMKKIDYSCDLLNAQCYSIGKIAEMSGFVNTYYFSRVFKKLIGVSPTQYAKNFHPKA, from the coding sequence ATGTTCAACTGCGAAAGAATTTCGATTAAAGATATTGTTTACATAAATAATTTCAAAGATGAACCACCCGGAAGCCATGCTGTTTATCCGACCGATTCTGCCTACTATTATCAGCTTTTATACAAATCAGACGGCATGGATTATGTTACATTCAACGGCAAAACCGTGTGTGAAAAGCAAGGTGATATCCGATTTTTGCCCAATCCTGCACTATTCAAACCTGCACCCGAGTATTATGTTGATTTTTGCGAGATGGGTGAATGCATCAATATAGCCTTCACCTCCGATTCCCCGCTTCCCTCTGAATTACTTGTAAAAAACTACGGCACGCATCCCGATTTTAAAATATTATTTTCAAAAATTCAGAAAATCTGGTATTACAAGCACAGCGGCTGGTATGTAAAATGTATGTCTCTGCTGTACGAGATTTTGTGCAAAATACAAACAGCTGAAACGGAATATTTGTCTTCAAACACAAACAGCATTATTACCCCTGCAACCGACTACATCGATGCGCATTTTACAGAAGTGAATATCGATTGCAGACACTTAGCAAAGCTCTGCAATGTAAGCTACACATATATGTCCAAAATATTTGTTAAACGCTTTGGTGTTACGCCGAACAAATATATTATGATGAAAAAAATTGATTATTCCTGCGATTTATTAAACGCTCAATGCTACTCCATCGGAAAAATAGCAGAAATGAGCGGTTTTGTAAACACCTACTATTTCAGCAGAGTGTTTAAAAAACTGATTGGTGTGTCTCCTACCCAATATGCAAAAAACTTTCATCCAAAAGCATAA
- a CDS encoding glycyl-radical enzyme activating protein: protein MKALIFDIERNSFVDGPGIRTTVFFKGCNLKCKWCHNPESQSAKKEILFYKDKCSGCGRCKDLTIADANFFCLNDAKEICGKEYRVDEVLEEVIKDKPFYENSGGGVTLSGGECMLQIDFLAEILKKCKENGIHTAVDTAGHVPWTYFEKILPYTDVFLYDIKAMESKIHEEYTGTGNERILENLSGLLKAKASVWVRIPIIPGVNDTEEEMKTVKAFFDVNGYPEKIELLPYHAMGTHKYSALDKKAEEFKVPDINKIEDLRNLFTSSNT from the coding sequence ATGAAAGCATTGATTTTTGACATAGAACGGAATTCCTTTGTGGACGGTCCGGGAATACGTACAACTGTATTTTTCAAGGGTTGCAATCTAAAATGTAAATGGTGCCACAATCCCGAAAGCCAAAGTGCCAAAAAAGAAATACTGTTTTATAAAGATAAGTGCTCAGGCTGTGGCAGATGCAAAGATTTAACAATAGCTGATGCAAACTTTTTCTGTTTAAACGATGCAAAGGAAATCTGCGGGAAAGAATATCGTGTCGATGAAGTGTTGGAAGAGGTAATAAAAGATAAACCTTTTTACGAAAATTCAGGCGGTGGCGTTACACTTTCGGGCGGAGAATGCATGCTGCAGATTGATTTTTTGGCTGAAATTCTCAAAAAATGCAAAGAAAACGGAATACATACAGCGGTTGATACCGCAGGACATGTCCCGTGGACATATTTTGAAAAGATACTGCCATATACCGATGTTTTTTTGTATGACATTAAGGCCATGGAGTCTAAAATCCATGAAGAATACACAGGCACAGGGAATGAACGGATTTTAGAAAATCTTTCGGGACTTTTAAAAGCAAAAGCTTCGGTTTGGGTCAGAATTCCGATTATTCCCGGTGTAAATGATACGGAAGAAGAAATGAAAACTGTCAAAGCTTTTTTTGATGTAAACGGATATCCTGAGAAAATCGAATTGCTTCCATATCATGCCATGGGAACACATAAATATTCTGCACTTGACAAAAAAGCAGAAGAATTTAAAGTGCCGGACATAAATAAAATTGAAGATTTGAGAAACCTGTTCACATCTTCAAATACTTGA
- a CDS encoding endo-1,4-beta-xylanase, with amino-acid sequence MKEALENFRKSFEVLKPEIDANIEKYRKGKFEIRVVDKDGNPVRAKLYAKQEKHAFDFGTSVLMLGNMGEKEQAYRDAITNLFNFVTTTFCWGVMETKPGKFRFEEGSEEIYRRPPSDRVLRFAEENGMKAKGQPLFCGRWCPDWLPKDAKILKERWLKYVHAVAERYDGKFGVFDVVNESYEQNGSWSNMDWFPEPIEDFVSWMLKNAGEIFSDKCVLERNEATQVNYGKEALRYYSENKKLLEQGIRLDSIGFQFHFFDGKSCKERLLLGEAIPQNIYNTYQKMSSLHLPMYITEITIPTVYENMSREVGEEIQAEILDKLYRLWFSIPNMQGIVYWNPKDGDAWESEGNCRGCLIDENVRKKKSYYALENLIKREWNTSVLQNTVEGTVRFSGFYGEYDIEIETENKTIFENKVSFDKNTKTVTIVI; translated from the coding sequence ATGAAAGAAGCATTGGAAAATTTTCGTAAATCTTTCGAGGTGTTAAAGCCTGAAATAGATGCAAATATCGAAAAATATCGTAAGGGAAAATTCGAAATCCGTGTGGTGGATAAGGACGGGAATCCTGTTCGGGCAAAGCTTTATGCCAAACAGGAAAAACACGCCTTTGACTTTGGCACAAGCGTGCTGATGCTTGGAAACATGGGCGAAAAAGAGCAGGCGTATCGGGATGCAATCACAAATCTTTTTAATTTCGTGACCACAACCTTTTGTTGGGGTGTGATGGAAACTAAGCCCGGCAAATTCCGTTTTGAAGAGGGAAGTGAAGAGATTTATCGAAGACCGCCCTCTGACCGCGTACTTCGGTTTGCGGAAGAGAACGGCATGAAAGCCAAAGGACAACCGCTTTTTTGCGGCCGCTGGTGTCCCGATTGGTTACCCAAAGATGCTAAAATTCTGAAAGAGCGGTGGCTTAAATATGTACACGCGGTCGCTGAGAGGTATGACGGAAAATTTGGTGTATTTGATGTGGTGAATGAATCCTACGAACAAAACGGAAGCTGGAGCAACATGGATTGGTTTCCCGAGCCGATTGAGGATTTTGTGAGCTGGATGCTTAAAAATGCAGGTGAGATTTTTTCAGACAAGTGTGTCTTAGAAAGAAATGAAGCGACGCAGGTTAACTACGGTAAAGAGGCGCTTAGGTATTATAGCGAAAACAAAAAGCTTTTAGAGCAAGGAATACGTCTGGATTCCATCGGCTTCCAGTTCCATTTTTTTGACGGGAAATCCTGCAAAGAGCGACTGCTTTTAGGCGAAGCAATACCGCAGAATATCTACAACACATATCAAAAGATGTCGTCCCTTCATCTTCCTATGTACATTACCGAAATCACCATTCCGACTGTTTATGAAAATATGAGCAGGGAAGTCGGCGAAGAAATACAGGCAGAAATTTTAGATAAGCTTTACAGATTGTGGTTCAGCATTCCGAATATGCAGGGCATTGTCTACTGGAATCCCAAAGACGGTGATGCCTGGGAAAGCGAGGGCAACTGCAGGGGCTGTCTGATTGACGAAAATGTGCGTAAAAAGAAATCTTACTACGCGTTAGAAAATTTGATTAAACGGGAATGGAACACTTCTGTTTTGCAAAATACCGTTGAAGGAACGGTTCGGTTTTCGGGCTTTTACGGTGAATACGATATTGAGATAGAAACGGAAAATAAAACCATTTTCGAAAATAAAGTTTCTTTTGATAAAAACACCAAAACCGTTACGATTGTTATATAA
- a CDS encoding FAD-dependent oxidoreductase has translation MQYEVKIQNEKTYDVIVAGSGPAGIAAAVMAGRCGAKTLLIESCGRVGGISTAGMMSHFTGNVGNRLYHETLERAAQKNLFEQGVKTIVIDPEYLTLTYIEMLEEADVDILLYTTVCDVIMEGKCLKGVVCLNKDGFSAFYAKAVVDATGDGDVAYKCGAEYILGRETDHKMQPATLMFKVGGVDMERAVFPRSFETLVHTEKGELQALAKEKLPAPAGHVLLYKSTIPGIVTCNMTNVTDIDGTSAESLTYAEIVCRKQMPEIVNFLREYVPGYENCYVVGSASLMGVRETRHFKGIKTITEQEILEAIQHPDAVVYDAHFNFDVHNITGAGLDKTGCQDHFNQKNGYTIPYGCLVPVETDGLLLSGRNISGTHMAHSNFRAMPICMGIGEAAGVAAALSVKQNKPLREIRVKDIQDNLA, from the coding sequence ATGCAGTATGAAGTTAAAATTCAGAATGAAAAAACTTATGATGTGATTGTGGCAGGCTCGGGACCTGCGGGAATTGCGGCGGCTGTTATGGCAGGCAGGTGTGGAGCAAAAACCTTGCTGATTGAAAGCTGTGGCAGAGTCGGCGGTATTTCCACAGCCGGTATGATGAGCCATTTTACCGGAAACGTGGGCAACCGTCTGTATCACGAGACTTTAGAAAGAGCAGCTCAAAAGAATCTTTTTGAGCAAGGTGTAAAAACCATCGTTATTGACCCTGAATATTTAACTTTAACCTATATCGAAATGCTGGAAGAAGCCGATGTGGACATATTACTGTACACAACCGTTTGTGATGTAATCATGGAAGGCAAATGCTTAAAAGGTGTTGTATGTTTGAACAAGGACGGTTTTTCGGCATTTTATGCAAAGGCGGTTGTGGATGCGACCGGTGACGGTGATGTGGCATATAAATGTGGTGCGGAGTATATTTTAGGCAGAGAAACAGACCATAAAATGCAGCCGGCGACCCTGATGTTCAAGGTGGGCGGTGTGGATATGGAAAGGGCTGTTTTCCCGCGTTCCTTTGAAACTCTTGTGCATACTGAAAAAGGGGAGTTGCAAGCACTTGCGAAAGAAAAATTGCCTGCACCTGCAGGACATGTATTGCTCTACAAATCCACAATTCCCGGCATTGTAACCTGCAATATGACCAACGTAACAGATATTGACGGAACAAGTGCAGAAAGCCTTACGTACGCAGAAATTGTGTGTCGTAAGCAAATGCCCGAGATTGTTAATTTCTTAAGAGAATATGTGCCCGGCTATGAAAACTGCTATGTTGTCGGCAGTGCATCTTTGATGGGTGTGCGTGAAACCCGTCATTTTAAAGGGATAAAAACCATTACAGAACAAGAAATTTTAGAAGCGATACAGCATCCCGATGCGGTGGTTTATGACGCACATTTTAATTTCGATGTGCATAACATCACAGGTGCAGGACTTGATAAAACCGGATGCCAGGATCATTTTAACCAGAAGAATGGCTATACCATTCCCTACGGATGCTTAGTTCCGGTTGAAACAGACGGACTGTTGCTTTCGGGCAGAAATATTTCGGGAACACATATGGCGCACTCTAATTTCCGTGCGATGCCGATATGTATGGGCATCGGGGAAGCGGCAGGTGTTGCAGCGGCGCTTTCTGTAAAGCAAAACAAACCGCTTCGCGAAATTCGGGTAAAGGACATTCAGGATAATCTGGCATAA